CTGAGCACCCCATGCATCAGCCCACACCTTTAATAACGCAGCGGGTTAAGCGTAGCTTTAACCATATTTCCGGGGCGAGGGGATCTGGACTACCCGATTACCTTTCGGTCTCGATCCGTGCTGCCTTACGCCATGGGCGGGCATCAACGTGGGATGAACCATGGCAGGGGCTTGTGACTGAGTCTATTTTGCAGGTTAAATAATGGGTCTGCTGCCGTGCATCTTGGAGTGTTCATGCAGTATGCAGAAGCTTTACTTCGACACTCTTACCCCTACTTGCATTGCTTCCTTCACCATGGCTGACAACGCTATTCGGTCAGAGCCAGAGCGTGTTGATGACAAGAATCTCGAGGCGCAGGAGGTGCGGAatgatgatgctgcctcTGTGCATAGCGAGTCGTCTAGCATCCAGGCTGGTGTGCAAAAGGCCATGATTCTGAAGAAGGCATGGTCACGTACATCCTTGGCCATCGCTTTCTCAAGGTACGTTTTCTCTTCATCTGAAGTGACGCCAGCTAACAAAAGTCAGTCTGTTCCTTACAACTCTCGTCATCACCTTCTCTGACTACTCTGGACTGGTACTTGAGCCTTATGTGACCAGCGAGTTCAGGTCGCATTCAGCGATGAGCTCCGCTCGCGTTGTCATGAACATTACTCGCATCGTTGCCTATCCCGTCATTGCCAAGTTGAGTGACGTGAGTTATCGACAGACTTTCTATGAAAGACAAGGGTTAATAGCAAAATTAGGTCTTTGGCAGAGCTGAAATGTTCACCTTTTCCATCCTATTCCAAATTCTGAGCTTCATCCTCTATGCGACCAGCAAGAACATCGGCAACTACTTTGTAAGGcatttctttctctttctatTTCTCTGTCTAACCCGTCAAAGACTGCAGGCCTATTTGACGCAATTGGTGCCACTGGCTTCACCCTGGTCCAGCAAGTCTTCCTCGCCGATGCCACGAACCTCGTCGACCGTGCCTTCTGGTCAACGCTTCCTGagtccatcaccaccatcccgGCGCTCTACCTGGGTACCATCATGGGTGAAGGCTTTCTCAATGCGACTTGGCGCTGGGGCTATGGTACATGGGCCATCGTCACTCCCATTGTCGCCGTGCCACTCATCGCCACCATCGCGGTCCTTCAGAAGCGCGCCAAGAAGCACGGGCTGCAGGTCAAGACTTTCTCTGCTGTCGCGGGGTGCTCCCCAGATAGTCCGATGTGGAAGAAGGTATTTCACCTCATCTGGACCGAGATTGACTTCTTGGGTTTGATCCTTCTCATTGCTGGTCTTTCGTTGATCTTGATCCCCGTGTCTTTGACTGGCTCGTTTAATCCTCAACGCTGGAAGGAAGGTTCGTTCATCGCCATGCTTGTTATCGGCGTCATCTGCTTTGCGGCATTTCTGGTTTGGGACCTCAAGTATGCTCAGAAGCCTTACATCCCCTGGCGCATGGCCAATAAGACTGTCATTGCTGGATGTGCCATCCAGATGTTTGACTTCTTGGGATATTCGCTCTTCACCATCTTTTTCCCGAGTTATCTCCAAGTGGCGGGTCAGTTCTCCCCTGGCCATGCCACACGCATCGAGTAAGTTACATCCCCTACTTTGTGTTGATTGATAACCTTGCTCACGGTTCACCAGCAACTCCCTGCGAGTCGCCTTCCAGATCTCAGGCTTGTTTGTCGCCGTTGGTATGAAGTACACCAAGAATGCCCAGTACTGGGTTCTTGCTGGCCCTCCAATGGTGATTCTCGGTCAAGGAATCATGATCTATCTCGTCAACATGCCCAATGGTGGCCGTGCGAACGAGGCATCATTCATTGCTTCCAAGGTTCTCTCTGGTGTTGGTCGCGCATTCTTCCAAACCGCTGGTCAAGTTTCGGTCCAAGCTGTGGTTTCTCGTCAGGAAGTCGCCGTCGTCACAGGCCTCTTCCAAGCTGCGACCAGCCTTGGAGGTGCCCTTGGTACTAGGTAAGATCCCAGGTCTCTCGTCTTCTCTTTAAGCAATGTCTGACTCGTGGCAGTATCTCTGGGGCCATCTGGCGCAACACTCTCCCTACGAAACTCGCGTCCTATCTCCCCGAAGAGAACCGAAGCAACTCCACCCTCATCTTCCAGGATATCGTGACCGCCAAGGGTTACCTCCCTGGCACGCCAGCCCGTGCAGCAATTAATCGTGGCTATAGCGAATCGCAGATGatcctcgccatcgtcgctACATGCTTCTGTGTGCCTAACTTGGCTATTATGTTCTTTATGAAGAATATGAAGCTTGACAAAGAAGATGAGAAGGATGAAAAGGGTATTAATCGTGCTCTTGCCAAGATTGAGCAACAGGGGGGAAATTAGGCGAGATCTATAAATAGCTCAGAGTCGTTTAAGCCGAGGTAAACAAAAACAAGGGAAGTTAATTACGTAATTTTATCAGCGAGTGTCTAGGTCTCGGGTAGGGCGTATGGTCCAAGAACAATATCGTACTCCTGAAAGCCATTCTGGCTGTTCCGCCGAGAAAGAGTAAATGTTAAATAGgtaagctttttaaaaagtGAAAAACTCCACTACATCTGGATTACAACCTCCTCTTCGTGAAGAGAAAGTTCAACCACGCAGGGTGAATATTCAATCATATCCTATGAAGTGAATTAAGTGAGGCGTCAGGCTTTTTTCGCAACCGCAACCAAAACACCGGAAGCTCGTACCCTGACTTGACTTAGCAATGGATGAACTGTGTGCGTGCTTGGTAAACTCTGTTTGAAAGCCTTGAAAACTAGATACAGAAGCTCAACCTGTGCCCGTCTCTTTCCCAGCTCATGGAAGCACGCTGGCATTCGCAATAAGGGGCTGTCATGTGACACAAGCAAAGATGCGttgaagtcacgtgaccaaAAGCGGCTGTCAAGAGTACGTCTCAGAATCCAAAGGGTGACGTCAGCGAGCCAGGGGTGTTCGTGCAGACTTGGGCTCTGGAAATGAGGGGAACGGTTGAGACTAACGGACCCGTCCCTGGATATCGGCATGGGATTGGACCCCTATCGAATCCTTGGAAACTTTATTCGTAAACTAATGAAACTAGAGATGTCTCGGTATGATCGTCTTCGAATGTTCCTGTCGGATGAGTGATGGTCAATTGACTAACTAACAACCCGGTTGCCGAACAAAACCCCTCTTCCGACTTTGCCTTCACCGCCTACGCCTGCATCGACACCCAACCGCTCCGACACACCTGTTGAAGCCGTCCGCACCATTGGTGCCCTGCTCCTGCGTGCCTGTGaccaggaggagaagggaggGTTCTTAGTGACGCGTACGTGGAGTACTACATGGTCAAGTCACACTAGTTGGGCATTATCCATTATTCACCAGGAACATAGCTACAGCATGATGGAAGATTGAAAGTTCCTAAAGAGTATTTAAAAGCTGCGTATGTTGACTCCTCCAGCCAATCCTTGTCTTATTGCAATCTGCCCTCGTATCAGGCTTGAGACATCGCTGTCTTCTCCAGCCCAACCTTGGCCGCATACTCGAGTCCCTCAACCACCTCTTGAGGCTGCGAGAGGAATGGCGAGTGAGAGCCTTGGGAATGGAAGCTTGCTGCGTCAGGGCCCAGTAACGAAGCCATATGTTGCTGTATTGGCAGTGCCAATGCCTGATCACTGTCGCAGAAGAAGTAGAAGCAATCAATGTCATGCCAGGGCTCATATGTAACAGTGTCAGTGAAAACACGGCCGGATTGATGCTTCAGGGCGTCAAGGGCCTTCTTCTGAGCCTCTGGTTCCACGTCGTGATAGAAGATCGTTTCGGGCGTATCGGCGTAAACGTAATCCCCCTGTGCGCGCACCAATCAGCAGCGGTCCAATGCCATCGCCAATGTAACCTTCATCGCTTCTATGTGGGACTTACCTCAGGCCTCATCCATGGTAGAAACTGGCCTCCCAGCATCTCTTTGATGCTTTTTCCAAGCGGCGTCACAAAAGCTGCCAGATACACAAAGAGTATCACACCACCCGTCTTGCCCTCTTGCAGGCGCTGTTTATAGCCCAACCCTTCAACCGCGTTTGCGCCAACCAGGCCGCCGTATGAGTGCACAACGAGGACAACTTTCTTCCCCTCATCTGCGAGACGCTCAATACTAGAACGCACAGCGTTCGCATCGTCAGCTAGGCCCTTGGTGGGTGGTTCAGCGCCGACGGAAGGGTATTCAACGGCCTCAGTAGTCCAGTCGCGGGCGTGGAGTGCTTCCCGGACGACGTCGAAGCAGTCTGCGGTATGCCAGGCGCCTGGGGCAAAGACAATGGTAGGCTTGATAGAAGACATGATTTCGTAATGGATGGTGTTCTGATAGTGAAATGACTAAATGAGCTTCGGATGTGTCGTTCAATGAAAAGCAAACCCGAGGGGGATAGCACCAACATAAGTACTGTTGCATTGACCGCTAAACTTGTTCATGGGCTAGTTTCAGGCACTACCAACACGGGTCCGGCAAATAATTGACGTTGCAGCCACTATGGGGGCAGCATGCCAAACATACGACGGAAAGGGGTTGACTGCTACCTAGTTGGCACTAAgaaccaacaccaaccaccaacacccGACAACCGACATTGGAGTCTCGGTTCTCCTTACCAGCCTTTTTACAGTAAGTCTAGCCGCATTCACCTCTTTCAAGACTACCTTTGCCATTTTTGCATTGCCCGAGCCATTGTTTACCagagccaccaccaccttctcAATTCTGGAGCCATGGCCGCATCGGCAAAGGTCCAGACCCGCGTTGACTTGCA
The window above is part of the Fusarium falciforme chromosome 3, complete sequence genome. Proteins encoded here:
- a CDS encoding AB hydrolase-1 domain-containing protein, whose product is MSSIKPTIVFAPGAWHTADCFDVVREALHARDWTTEAVEYPSVGAEPPTKGLADDANAVRSSIERLADEGKKVVLVVHSYGGLVGANAVEGLGYKQRLQEGKTGGVILFVYLAAFVTPLGKSIKEMLGGQFLPWMRPEGDYVYADTPETIFYHDVEPEAQKKALDALKHQSGRVFTDTVTYEPWHDIDCFYFFCDSDQALALPIQQHMASLLGPDAASFHSQGSHSPFLSQPQEVVEGLEYAAKVGLEKTAMSQA